The following coding sequences are from one Lolium rigidum isolate FL_2022 chromosome 6, APGP_CSIRO_Lrig_0.1, whole genome shotgun sequence window:
- the LOC124663807 gene encoding pentatricopeptide repeat-containing protein At2g38420, mitochondrial-like, giving the protein MSCSPPPEPDHHHRLLATLARHGRLAAAATLFSTVVRTTRALNTILAAVCSAPSLLRVAPSVLLLAAPTAAPDASTFRVLASALCRARRPSAAADLLRCMPPLLLDPDSPLCRAVLSSLCRCAPARDAAAFLDDMRRWGVSPSGLDHRAVLRALLRDGMLAEAYGAVREKMGSDGVAPGVADFELVLRAFSERGQFDAVDEAFDEMLLRGLVPGVAVYNVYVAALCRKGDLPGARLMVGCMERAGCPPDVRTFGVVVAGCVSAGDAAAARDVASEAVRRGLRWDAPALAELVGLLRADGHVADAHGLLLEVFLHGGCTGVDASAFGQMICASEDCSPSL; this is encoded by the coding sequence ATGAGCTGCTCGCCGCCGCCAGAGCCTgatcaccaccaccgcctcctcgCCACCCTCGCGCGCCACGGCCGCCTCGCCGCGGCGGCCACACTCTTCTCCACCGTCGTCCGTACGACGCGCGCGCTCAACACCATCCTCGCCGCCGTCTGCTCCGCACCGTCGCTCCTCCGCGTTGCCCCCTCcgtgctcctcctcgccgcccccaccgccgcccCCGACGCCTCCACCTTCCGCGTGCTCGCCTCCGCGCTCTGCCGCGCccgccgcccctccgccgccgccgacctcctGCGCTGCATGCCCCCGCTCCTCCTCGACCCGGACTCGCCGCTGTGCCGCGCCGTGCTCTCCTCCCTCTGCCGGTGCGCGCCGGCCCGGGACGCGGCGGCGTTCCTGGACGACATGCGCCGGTGGGGCGTGTCCCCCAGCGGCCTCGACCACCGCGCCGTCCTCCGCGCGCTCCTGCGGGACGGGATGCTCGCGGAGGCGTACGGGGCCGTCAGGGAGAAGATGGGCTCCGACGGCGTGGCCCCGGGTGTGGCCGACTTCGAGCTGGTGCTGCGCGCCTTCAGCGAGCGCGGGCagttcgacgccgtcgacgaggcGTTCGACGAAATGCTCCTGCGCGGGCTCGTGCCGGGCGTCGCGGTGTACAACGTCTACGTCGCCGCGCTGTGCAGGAAAGGGGACCTGCCGGGCGCCCGCCTGATGGTGGGCTGCATGGAGCGCGCCGGGTGCCCGCCGGACGTCAGGACGTTCGGCGTCGTGGTCGCCGGCTGCGTGTCCGCCGGGGACGCGGCCGCGGCCAGGGACGTGGCGTCGGAGGCGGTGCGGCGCGGCCTGCGGTGGGACGCGCCGGCGTTGGCGGAGCTGGTCGGCCTGCTCCGTGCGGACGGACACGTCGCGGACGCGCACGGGCTGCTGCTGGAGGTGTTCCTGCACGGCGGGTGCACTGGAGTGGACGCCTCGGCGTTCGGGCAGATGATATGTGCCAGCGAAGACTGCTCGCCGAGCTTGTAG
- the LOC124665139 gene encoding epoxide hydrolase A-like, whose protein sequence is MEPEGVRHRTVEVARGVRLHVAEVGPEDGPAVLLVHGFPDLWYGWRHQMAALAARGFRAVAPDLRGYGDSDVPPAKDSYTTFHLVGDLVALIAVLGQPQVFVAGHDWGAYVAWQLCLLRPDLVRALVNLSVEYHPRRSEGTPLQAIRALCGDDHYMCRFQDPGVAEAEFALYDHRYKFKAILGMRKAAPIILSKGKTFFESLDSDGTLPAWLSEEDISYYAEKFEKTGFTGGLNFYRCLDLNWELSAPWTGAPVKVPTKFIVGDLDLTYNTPGVKDYIHKGGFKASVPNLEDVVIMEGVGHFLNQEKPNEV, encoded by the exons ATGGAGCCGGAGGGTGTGCGGCACCGGACGGTGGAGGTGGCGCGCGGGGTGCGGCTGCACGTGGCGGAGGTTGGGCCCGAGGACGGCCCGGCGGTGCTGCTCGTACACGGCTTCCCGGACCTCTGGTACGGCTGGCGCCACCAGATGGCCGCCCTGGCGGCCCGGGGCTTCCGCGCCGTCGCGCCCGACCTGCGCGGCTACGGCGACTCCGACGTCCCGCCCGCCAAGGACTCCTACACCACCTTCCACCTCGTCGGCGACCTCGTCGCCCTCATCGCCGTCCTCGGCCAGCCCCAG GTGTTCGTGGCGGGCCACGACTGGGGCGCCTACGTGGCGTGGCAGCTCTGCCTGCTCCGCCCAGACCTCGTGCGGGCGCTCGTCAACCTCAGCGTGGAGTACCACCCGCGCCGGTCCGAAGGGACTCCACTCCAGGCCATCAGGGCCCTTTGCGGGGATGACCACTACATGTGCCGCTTCCAG GACCCTGGAGTTGCTGAAGCTGAATTTGCTCTATACGACCATAGATATAAGTTTAAGGCGATCCTTGGAATGCGCAAGGCAGCTCCTATTATTCTATCCAAGGGCAAGACCTTCTTTGAGTCGCTTGATTCGGATGGTACCCTCCCTGCATGGTTGTCTGAAGAAGATATTTCCTACTACGCTGAAAAGTTTGAGAAGACAGGGTTTACAGGAGGGCTAAACTTCTACAGATGCCTGGACTT GAATTGGGAGCTTTCTGCACCATGGACTGGAGCTCCAGTAAAAGTACCGACCAAGTTCATCGTTGGGGACCTGGACCTCACATACAACACACCGGGGGTGAAAGACTACATTCACAAGGGTGGCTTCAAGGCGAGCGTGCCGAATCTGGAGGATGTGGTTATCATGGAGGGAGTGGGTCACTTCCTCAACCAGGAGAAGCCTAATGAGGTTTGA